Genomic DNA from Desulfuromonas versatilis:
ATTCCACTCCTGATTAAAAACACTTGGACTACTGTACGATACCTCCTCATAAGACCTGCCATGGATATTTGTTTGAACTTCAAACGCCAGGGAGTACGCTGCTGAGGCATGAGGATTTTTTAGCAGACAACTAATCAAAGTTTCTACATGATCTGCATAAAGAAGATCGTCATCATCTAAAAACATACAATAGTCGCCTGAGGCTACCTCAAGGCCCTTGTTGCCTGCGAAAGACCGACCATTTTTTGGACAGGGGATAAATTTAATAGATACAGTTGGAAGCTGGTCTTGTAACTTCTCGATCAAAGGAGCCACCGAGTCCCCGCCATCCTGAACAACAATCCATTCAATATTTCCATAGGTTTGATTGGCTACACATCGTGCAGCTTGTCTCAAAAACACATCCCTCCCTTCGCATTCAAATGTTCTCGTTATTATAGAAACTTTAGGGCCACAAAGAACCGGAGACACTCGATACGTCGCACCATCTCGCGTATTCTCATAATCAAAAAACCTAAAAGGGTAATAAGCTTTGCAAGGGCCCTTACCTTGAAGGAAATGTGGTGTGTTTTTTAACAACCTATATAGGTTAGAAAAGGTGGATTTCTTTGCCCCCGGGAAAGGCTCCTCAGGCCTTAAGGCAAGCCAGGCCAGCCCGATAAAACCGGTAAGTTTGTCTTTCAGGTTCCCATATCTAATTCGAATGGCCGCATTGGCATAGGTGCTTCCAATAAATTGAAGCGGCTTCAACAATACCCCTGCCCCACTACAACCATCCTCATAACTGTAATGATAAACGAAAGCACTCGGACAATAACGTAATTTATACCCAAAAAAACGAAAACGATACGACAACTCGACATCTTCGCCATACATGAATATTTTTTTGTCATAGCCCCCCACCTGAAAATAGGCAGACCGCCTCATCAAAACGCATGCATGAGATTGCCATGTTGTTTCTAAAGTAACTGGATCATAATGTTTTGGATGCTCATAAGGGACCTGTCTAAATTCCCATGAGGCAACATCGTCTTCATCATTTAGAGCAAATTCCACTATATTCTTTATGGATTCTGGGGAAAATTCCAAATCAATATTACTTATTATAAAAAAGGCACTACTTCCTTGACAGATAGCCCTGTGATGTCCAGTTCCGTATCCAACATTGCCCTGCCTAAGAATAATTATATTTTGAAATTGATCTATATGTTTGGCCCTTAATTTCTCTAGCTGTTCTAAAGTTCCGTCACTTGACCCATTATCAACAAAAATTAGACTTATCTTTCCATTGTCATAAGACTGGTTTGCAATTGATGGAAAAAATGAATCAATCCATTTTTCGCTATTATAGGTTACTATAGTCAGATCAATCGAAGGATATTCGTCTATATTACTACAAAAAGGGATAACGACGTCTCTATTTTCAACGATTGCATTATGGGACAATTTGTTTTGAGATGAATAGGCAAGACTCTCAAGTGCTTTTGAAATTTTCTGAAAGATATTTCCCCTAAAAGATCTTACCCGGACAAGAAAAGGGAACTCTTGATAGATCGATCTGATGCGAATTGTTCTAAACCGACGAAAAATATTTGCTATTCTCCTAAGCGGAAATGTTATCTTCCAAGACCTCGAATTAACAACTTCCGCCAACTGAGAATCTAGGACTCTGGAGGTCTCCTGGAGATTGTTGATAATTGACTCATACTCAAGCAATTTTTTATTGAGTTTAGACACACTCTTTTCCAACCCGACCACCTGTAGACTTAGGTGATCAATGCTTTTTTCCTTTTCTATCAATGCTTTTTGAATGTTATTGTATTGAATCGGCAAATTTTGACCCCAATCAATATACTGTTGGAACTTGCCCCCATGAACTTCTGCTTGAAACACTGCTTCCATCTCAGAGTACTTCTCTATCAAGTGACTATCAAAATGAAAGCCGACAGCCTTGAATGCCCCTGCAACGAATTCGACCCTTGATTTAAAATTGCAATTAGAACATTTCGAGAACCGGCTCACCGAACCCAACAAGGACAATAGAGCCCTAAACAACAAAAATCCTACTGGGAATTCAGCACTCACCACCCATTCCTGGTCTATTACTTTCCAGTCACCTCTGCAATCCTTAATAAGATTTTGAGGAATTAAATCAATACATCGACCAGAAATTTTTGAATCCAGTGAATCAATTTCCACTCCTCCAGTAATTTCTGAAGGCAATGAGTTAAGAATCCCCAAATATTTTTTTAAAAATGCTCCAACATCCTCAAGTCGCCATCCCTCTCTGGCAACAATTAAAAGTAACTCTTTTTGCAAGTTCTCACCACTAATGTATTCCGTTTTTTCATTTATGCTCCAGACTACATTATTTCCAACAACTGTATTGATCCTATCAAATGAAAGGGGAAATTTAACAACTTCAATCTCCCCGGTGTCGGTAATAACGAATTGCGTTTCTGTACAATATTTATCTTCCCGATTAGTACTAAAGTGGTACCCTAAATTATTTGATGAAAATTTTTCTGAACCTTCCTCAGTTGCCAAAACAACAAACGAGTTCCCTAACTCGAGTGCAATTCCATTATCAAAAAGATGCTCCCAAACCAATTCCGGGGAAAATGCAAGAACAGGGGGCAGTTGGGGGTCACGTCTTACGCTTTGCCAGGCAAGGGCAGCTGCATCAAAGTCATTACAGAAGAATCCGGCTTCAGTAACAATTGACTGAGGGAATTTATAATCGGGGAACGGGACCATGAATTCCATCATTGGGAAACCGGCTTTTGCCAACAAATTTTCGAGCACCCGACGGCCATATGTTTGGGGTTGCTGGCCATTGTAACGGCCCTCAATTCCATACATGGGTTCTCCCAGGTGGTCTTCTGGAGCACCAGCAAAGTATTTTAAACCCAATTGATTTTCTATCGCCAAGATCAGCCGCCCTTTAGGCTTAAGGAGGCTTTTGACTTTATCCAGCATCGAGAGAGCGGGCTCTTCACCTGGCACAAACAGATTGGCATATTCCAACACACCAATCAGGGTGACAACATCGAATTGTTCTCCACAACTAAAAAGGTCGAACCGATCAGCAATTACATCCACATTACTTAAGTCCCTAGTGCGAGACCTTGCAATAGAAGCCCGCCGAGTCGACCCCTCCAACGCCAATACATTAGCACCGCATTCCCCCAGATATCTTGTAATTGCGCCACAGCCTGCACCAACCTCTAAAACCCTTGCACCCTTCAAAAGGCCCACAAACGGCCTAAGCACATTAGACCGATTGCGACTAAGGTGGTAAAGGGATGGCCAATCAGTGCAGTGTTGGCGCAATTCAACTGAAAAAACACCGAGATCATTTGCGTTATTTATAATATCATAAATACGTCCCTCTACTTCATCCCCATCGCTATAAGAAATATCTTGATAATTTGACTTCGACCAAACATAAGTATCTGTTTGAAGTTCGTATCCATACTTCTCAAGGGCCGCCTTCATGATACAGTTTCCTTTATTTCCAATTTTAGATTCAAATCAATTATTCCGAAAACCTTGTGATTCGGCCTTACCTGAAAGTGTATAGCGTCATATCTACGATCATGCGGCGTTACCATATCACCACTGGCAGTTGCAACGCCCAATGAAATAAAGTAATCACCAGGTGCCAAGCGACAAACAAAAGAAGCTTCGACAAAAACGGTTTGTCCTTCCTGACCGAGCCTATTAAAACTTTCCACACCTAGAGTTTCGGAATTTGCCCCATATACCGTAACTCCTTCCAAGGTTTTGACAGTGATTCCTAGAATAGGACGTATTATTTTATTTAATATTTTAAATGAGACACCCAGGACAATCTTTTGCCCTGTTGAAATAGCAGAAGGATATAATTCACCATCGGCAAGTAGATAAAAGTCCAATATTTTAACTGCACCATCACCCCATCTATATTCATGCTGATTGTACCCAGGACGAGTAGAAAATATGTCCTTTTCAAGGCTCAGCACAATTCCAGACTTTTTCACCCCTTCAGGTCCGGCTCCAGACCCGACCACTTGATTTTCATGCATTGGAATTTTGTCTTTTCCAAACAAAATATCCATATAACGGTTGACGACACCCCTTGGCTCCCCACCCTCAACAACCTCCCCCTTCTCGAGGAGTAGTGCTTTAGAACAATGAGTAACGATTTGCTCACTTGAATGGGTAACCAATAAAATACTTGTTCCGTTATCTTTAAGCTTTTTCAGTCTATCGAAGCACTTGGCTTGAAATTTTGCATCACCAACAGCCAAGGCCTCATCGACAATCAAAATATCCGGTTCTACCTGTGCCTGAACAGCAAAAGCAAGTCGCACCATCATCCCACTAGAATATGTTTTTACAGGTTGATCTATGAAATCGCCGATGTCGGCAAATTCAACAATATCCTTGAATCGACCATCAATTTCCTCATTAGTTAACCCTAGAAGCGAGGCATTCAGGTAAACATTTTCACGGCCGGTAAATTCAGGATTAAACCCTGACCCCAACTCAAGCAAGGCAGCAATCCGCCCTCGGGTTGATATGTTTCCAGAGGTAGGATTGAGAGTACCACAGATCAACTGCAGCAGAGTAGACTTCCCGCTCCCATTCCGCCCTACAATGCCTACAGTTTCTCCCCTCTCAACAGTAAATGAAACATCTCGAAGCGCCCAAAATTCTTTAAAATAACTCCTACGCCCGCGAGCCAACATCTGCTTTAAACGATCACGAGGACTGTCATATATTTGATAGCATTTACTTATGCCTTCCACACTTATCGCAATATCAGAGGACATCCGCAAAACCCTTTCTTGTCTTCTGAAACCAGGCGAATCCAAGCCAGGCTACCAAACCCGATAGGACGACAGAAAATAACCAAATTCTCGGATTTATGAGTTGCCCCCAGAACATAGCGTTTCTAATCACTTCAATGATATGGGTCAAAGGGTTTAGAAAAAGAAAAATATGATATTTTTCGGGTAGAGAACTCAATGGGTAGAAAATGGGTGATAAAAACATCAGAACTGTAGTCAAAACAGAAACAACTTGAGTAACATCTCTTAGATAAACACCCAAAGATGCCAAAAACCAGCAAAGACCGGTAGTCAGAAAAACCAAAGGGAGCAACTCCAAAGGAAGAAAAAGAATGGTTATTGGCGGAGCACCAAAAAAAACCAAATAAAAAATCACCCAGACGATAAAACTAATAAAAAAATGGAAAAGTGCTGACCCAATAGTAATTACTGGAAGAATTTCCAAGGGGAAAACAACTTTTTTAACAAAATTTCCATTATTCAAAATCAACCCAGGTGCTCGATTGATGCATTCTGAGAAAAAATTAAAAACTATAAGCCCTGAGAAAAGAACCAGCGCAAACTCGGTCTTTGAACCAGACCCGGAAGCCCCCCACCGTGCCTTGAAAACAACACTAAAAACAAACGTATAGACAGCAAGCATAAGCACAGGGTTAAAAAACGACCAAAGCAACCCCATGACTGAACCGCGATAACGACCAATCACCTCACGTTTAGTCATTTGAAATATCAACTGTCGATTCCACCACAGGCTTTTACATAGAGCCATGAGTGAGATCGGTTGGGCTGCGTGGGGATTACCCAACGAGTGATTAACCATTGCTATCACACTCCATATTAAAATATTGGAATTTGGGCATACATATGAGAAAAGCCCTCGATATCCTGGCCTACCAGTTTCAAGGGCTTTCTGAGGGTGCAAAATATTCGGCCAGATTTTGCCCACTTACAGCATCTCATTTTGGGCGAGTCTTGACGAACATCATAAAAAACAAGGCTGAGTCAAACAATATCGGGTGAAATTATCCATTCACTTTTTCTTTCTCAACAATTCTTGCCGCCGCATGTGCCAAGGTATCGGCAATCTGCACTTTTTGCAGTTCCATCCGGTCAATTTCGATATGCCCATAACCCGTCAGCACTAAGATTTGGGCGCACCCCGCTGCCTTGCCCGCCTCAATATCCGCGATTTTGTCCCCTACCATGAAAGAAGCTACAAGGTCAATCTCATGCTCCCGAGCAGCCTCCAAAAGCATCCCAGGCTTACCCTTCCGGCAATTGCACTTTCTGCGAAACTCACCAAAACCCTCTGTAGGGTGATGGGGGCAGACATAGAAGGCGTCGATTGAAGTACCAATTTTCGCTAATTCGTCCTGTATGTGTCGGTGCAAGACCTCGACATCCTCGAGGGAATAAAACCCCCGGGCGACGCCGGACTGGTTGGTGACCACAATCACCAAAAAGCCGGCTTCCTTGAGCTTTTTAATTGCCTCCGGAACTCCAGGAATGAACTCAAAATCTTCTATTTTGTACAGATAGTCTTTCTCAACGTTAATTGTGCCATCCCGGTCGAGGAAGACTGCCCTGCGGGCGGTCTTTGTGAGGAGTGAGGGGTGAGGGGTGAGGGGTTTCATTCGGAAAACCTTTTTTGAAGCGAGGTTAGCAAGCCCCCGGCAAGGGAGAAAACGGAACCAATGCGCTCAAGCAAGCTACTGGTTTCATCGAGGTATCCCAAATCTTGTGCGAGGACAACTTGAGTTTCGAGTTCACTCAATGATCCCCTGGCGATCGACAGAAACTGAATAAATTCCCGCACACCATTACGCCCAGCTCCTTCGGCAATTTTACTAGGTATGGAAACCGCAGCCCTGCGCATCTGGCCAGTCAAACCGTAGATCTCTTCGCGGGGGAAATCGCCTGTTGCCTCGTAAACTTCCTTAACCAGAGCCCTGGAATCTTGCCAAAGTTTGAGATTATGGTGCTTTCGCCTCACCCCTCTCTCCTCACGCATCACGATATTGCTCGAGAATCCTCTCGATGATATTGGTCGTGGACTTGCCATCCACAAATTGGATCAACTCCACCTTTCCGCCATAGCTTTCAACCAGGTCCTTACCCACCACACCTTCAGGCGTGTAGTCTCCTCCCTTTACCAGAATATCCGGCCGCAGGGCCTCGATAAGCTGCAGAGGGGTGTCCTCGTCGAAAATCACGACGTAATCTATGCATTTAAGAGCGGCCAAAACATGGGCCCGCTCTTCCTGGCCGATGAGGGGCCGCTTGGGGCCCTTGAGGCGCTGGATCGAGTCGTCGGAATTGAGTCCCAGCACCAGCAGATCGCCGAGGCGCCGCGCGTGCTGCAGGTACTTGACGTGGCCCACGTGCAGCAGGTCGAAGCAGCCGTTGGTGAAGACGATTTTTTTCCCGGCATCCCGCTCACGCTCGAGAACGCCCTTGAGAACCTGGCGGTCCTTGATCTTGAGGTCGGTGTCGGGGTGCTGGCGCCCCACCACCTCGAGGATTTCGGCCGGCGCCACGGTGGAGGTGCCGACCTTGGCGACGACGATGCCGGCACCGATATTGGACACCCTGGCCGCATCGTCCAGCGACAGTCCGGCCGCAAGGCCGACGCCGATGAGCGAAAGCACGGTGTCGCCCGCCCCCGAAACGTCGAAGACCTCCCGCGCCTCGGTGGGCAGGTGAATCTCTTCGCCACTGCGCAGGAAAAGGCTCATCCCCTCCTCGCTGCGGGTCAGAACCAGGGCCTCCAGGTCCAGGGTCTGCTGCAGCTTGCGGCCGGCCCGGACCAGGGAGGCCTCATCGGAAATGGCAATCCCCGAGGCGGCCTGGGCCTCTTTGCGGTTGGGGGTGAGCAGGGTCGCGCCGGCGTATTTGCGGTAATCGGCCCCCTTGGGGTCAACCACCACGGGAATGCCGTGCGTCTTGCCCGCCTCGAAGATCGCCTTGAGCAGACCTTCGGTCAGAACCCCCTTGAGGTAGTCGGAGACCAGGATGACCTGACAGCGCCCGGCCGCCGACCTGACGTAGTCGGCCAGTCTCTGCTCGAGAGCGGGGTCGATGGGGTCGCGGCTCTCCCGGTCGATGCGCAGCATCTGCTGGTTGCTGGCCAGAACCCGGGTCTTGCGGCTGGTGGTCCGCCCGGGCGAAAGAAAAACACCGCCGGTGGCGATCTCCTTGGCCTCGAGAAGCCGGCGCAAATGCCGGCCGTCCTCGTCCTCGCCGAGGGCGCTGGCCACCTCCACCTGGCAACCGAGGGTCACCAGATTGTTGAGCACGTTGCCGGCGCCGCCCAGGCGCAGGTCCTCGCGGGCGACATCCACCACCTGCACCGGCGCTTCGGGGGAAATCCTTTCGGTCTTTCCCCAGAGATACTCATCCAGCATCAGGTCGCCCACGACCAGGGCGCGGATCCGGCAGAGACGGTTAAGAAAATTTTCGACTTTTATACGATCCATCAAAAGCATCCGTTACTGGTGAATGGTGATTCGTGACTGGTTAAATCCTGAGACCAGAATTCACAAAAATATCTACGCTTTCAGGCGATTCAGCACTGCCATTGCAAACAGCGGGATGTTTATCTCGTGGTGTCCGGTAATGGTGAAGCCCTTGCCGCCGCCGGAAGTCGGCCTTTTGACCACGTTCTGCAGCGGCCGGTAATGCTGCTGCATGTCGAAGTTGGCGGTGCTGAAGTTCTCCACGTGGTATCCCAGGTTCTGGGCGATGGAAAGGGCCTTCAGGAAAACTTCAGGCATCAGGACCGCGGAGCCGACATTCAGCCAGACCCCGCCGTTGCCCAGGTCGGCAACCACCGAGCTCAGCAGCCGGAAATCCCGAAAGGTCATCTCTCCGGTCACCGCGCCATCGGCCTCGGGGTGCTGGTGAATGATGTCGGTGCCCAGGGCGACATGGACCGTCACCGGGATCCCCTTCTGCACGCAGGCCGCCAGCAGGCTGTGCTCCCGGTGAGGGTGCTCCCCTTCCAGAATCCTGCGCCCGATCGCCTCGCCAAAGCCGATCCCCTTGGCCAGCCCCTCTTTGAGGATGCGGTTCATGCCGCCCCCGGTCTCTTCGGAAAACCCGAAATCGCCCGAATGCAGCACCGCGCCGACGTCCTCGGAGGTGGCGCCCACCAGAGAAACCTCGAAATCGTGGATGGCGGCCGAACCGTTCATCGCCACCGCGGTAATGACATCGGCCTCGATCAGGGATTTCAGCACCGGCTGCAGCCCGCACTTGATCACATGGCCGCCCATGGCCAGCACCACCGGCCGGCCTTTTTCGCGGGCCCCTACCACCGCATCGACCACGCCGCGCAGGCTGTCCGCGCCCAGCAGCCTGGGCAGGGAATCGAAAAACTCCCCGAAGGAGAGGCCTGCCTTCAGGGGCTTGGCAAAATGCTCCTTAATGTTCACCTTGTTGTCGCGGGTGTGAATCGAGTAGGTCTTGATCTTGGCGATATCCAGCGGATGGTATTTTTTAGTCATGGTCTACTTTTGGCAGAGGTTTAAAGGCGCAGCCACCCTTCGGGGATCAGGCTGCTGGTGTCGTATTTGGGCGTGGCGAACCATTTTTTGGGGGCCAGCACAATTTTTCCCGGGTCGGGATTCAACCAGGCGCCCCACCAGGAGAAACCGCTGTTGGCAATGATATGGTGCCGGCAATGGCTCATCAGCCGCAGGTCCTCGTGACCCTGATCGGGACCGTTGTGGGTAACGTAGGTGCTGGCGAAGGAGAGCCTCAGGTTGTCCATAACCCACTGGGGATCGTCGCTGAACACAAAAAAATGCGGCCGATCGAC
This window encodes:
- the hldE gene encoding bifunctional D-glycero-beta-D-manno-heptose-7-phosphate kinase/D-glycero-beta-D-manno-heptose 1-phosphate adenylyltransferase HldE yields the protein MDRIKVENFLNRLCRIRALVVGDLMLDEYLWGKTERISPEAPVQVVDVAREDLRLGGAGNVLNNLVTLGCQVEVASALGEDEDGRHLRRLLEAKEIATGGVFLSPGRTTSRKTRVLASNQQMLRIDRESRDPIDPALEQRLADYVRSAAGRCQVILVSDYLKGVLTEGLLKAIFEAGKTHGIPVVVDPKGADYRKYAGATLLTPNRKEAQAASGIAISDEASLVRAGRKLQQTLDLEALVLTRSEEGMSLFLRSGEEIHLPTEAREVFDVSGAGDTVLSLIGVGLAAGLSLDDAARVSNIGAGIVVAKVGTSTVAPAEILEVVGRQHPDTDLKIKDRQVLKGVLERERDAGKKIVFTNGCFDLLHVGHVKYLQHARRLGDLLVLGLNSDDSIQRLKGPKRPLIGQEERAHVLAALKCIDYVVIFDEDTPLQLIEALRPDILVKGGDYTPEGVVGKDLVESYGGKVELIQFVDGKSTTNIIERILEQYRDA
- the gmhB gene encoding D-glycero-beta-D-manno-heptose 1,7-bisphosphate 7-phosphatase; translated protein: MKPLTPHPSLLTKTARRAVFLDRDGTINVEKDYLYKIEDFEFIPGVPEAIKKLKEAGFLVIVVTNQSGVARGFYSLEDVEVLHRHIQDELAKIGTSIDAFYVCPHHPTEGFGEFRRKCNCRKGKPGMLLEAAREHEIDLVASFMVGDKIADIEAGKAAGCAQILVLTGYGHIEIDRMELQKVQIADTLAHAAARIVEKEKVNG
- a CDS encoding ABC transporter permease; translated protein: MALCKSLWWNRQLIFQMTKREVIGRYRGSVMGLLWSFFNPVLMLAVYTFVFSVVFKARWGASGSGSKTEFALVLFSGLIVFNFFSECINRAPGLILNNGNFVKKVVFPLEILPVITIGSALFHFFISFIVWVIFYLVFFGAPPITILFLPLELLPLVFLTTGLCWFLASLGVYLRDVTQVVSVLTTVLMFLSPIFYPLSSLPEKYHIFLFLNPLTHIIEVIRNAMFWGQLINPRIWLFSVVLSGLVAWLGFAWFQKTRKGFADVL
- a CDS encoding glycosyltransferase, which produces MKAALEKYGYELQTDTYVWSKSNYQDISYSDGDEVEGRIYDIINNANDLGVFSVELRQHCTDWPSLYHLSRNRSNVLRPFVGLLKGARVLEVGAGCGAITRYLGECGANVLALEGSTRRASIARSRTRDLSNVDVIADRFDLFSCGEQFDVVTLIGVLEYANLFVPGEEPALSMLDKVKSLLKPKGRLILAIENQLGLKYFAGAPEDHLGEPMYGIEGRYNGQQPQTYGRRVLENLLAKAGFPMMEFMVPFPDYKFPQSIVTEAGFFCNDFDAAALAWQSVRRDPQLPPVLAFSPELVWEHLFDNGIALELGNSFVVLATEEGSEKFSSNNLGYHFSTNREDKYCTETQFVITDTGEIEVVKFPLSFDRINTVVGNNVVWSINEKTEYISGENLQKELLLIVAREGWRLEDVGAFLKKYLGILNSLPSEITGGVEIDSLDSKISGRCIDLIPQNLIKDCRGDWKVIDQEWVVSAEFPVGFLLFRALLSLLGSVSRFSKCSNCNFKSRVEFVAGAFKAVGFHFDSHLIEKYSEMEAVFQAEVHGGKFQQYIDWGQNLPIQYNNIQKALIEKEKSIDHLSLQVVGLEKSVSKLNKKLLEYESIINNLQETSRVLDSQLAEVVNSRSWKITFPLRRIANIFRRFRTIRIRSIYQEFPFLVRVRSFRGNIFQKISKALESLAYSSQNKLSHNAIVENRDVVIPFCSNIDEYPSIDLTIVTYNSEKWIDSFFPSIANQSYDNGKISLIFVDNGSSDGTLEQLEKLRAKHIDQFQNIIILRQGNVGYGTGHHRAICQGSSAFFIISNIDLEFSPESIKNIVEFALNDEDDVASWEFRQVPYEHPKHYDPVTLETTWQSHACVLMRRSAYFQVGGYDKKIFMYGEDVELSYRFRFFGYKLRYCPSAFVYHYSYEDGCSGAGVLLKPLQFIGSTYANAAIRIRYGNLKDKLTGFIGLAWLALRPEEPFPGAKKSTFSNLYRLLKNTPHFLQGKGPCKAYYPFRFFDYENTRDGATYRVSPVLCGPKVSIITRTFECEGRDVFLRQAARCVANQTYGNIEWIVVQDGGDSVAPLIEKLQDQLPTVSIKFIPCPKNGRSFAGNKGLEVASGDYCMFLDDDDLLYADHVETLISCLLKNPHASAAYSLAFEVQTNIHGRSYEEVSYSSPSVFNQEWNYSVLKDHNFIPIQSILFNKNIYLERGGFDLSLEQLEDWNLWLRYGYRNSFVFVQKTTSLFRTPADARKRLERHLDLHRAYHESLNRALSSIGEY
- a CDS encoding ABC transporter ATP-binding protein; this encodes MSSDIAISVEGISKCYQIYDSPRDRLKQMLARGRRSYFKEFWALRDVSFTVERGETVGIVGRNGSGKSTLLQLICGTLNPTSGNISTRGRIAALLELGSGFNPEFTGRENVYLNASLLGLTNEEIDGRFKDIVEFADIGDFIDQPVKTYSSGMMVRLAFAVQAQVEPDILIVDEALAVGDAKFQAKCFDRLKKLKDNGTSILLVTHSSEQIVTHCSKALLLEKGEVVEGGEPRGVVNRYMDILFGKDKIPMHENQVVGSGAGPEGVKKSGIVLSLEKDIFSTRPGYNQHEYRWGDGAVKILDFYLLADGELYPSAISTGQKIVLGVSFKILNKIIRPILGITVKTLEGVTVYGANSETLGVESFNRLGQEGQTVFVEASFVCRLAPGDYFISLGVATASGDMVTPHDRRYDAIHFQVRPNHKVFGIIDLNLKLEIKETVS
- a CDS encoding four helix bundle protein; this translates as MRRKHHNLKLWQDSRALVKEVYEATGDFPREEIYGLTGQMRRAAVSIPSKIAEGAGRNGVREFIQFLSIARGSLSELETQVVLAQDLGYLDETSSLLERIGSVFSLAGGLLTSLQKRFSE